The following are encoded together in the Deinococcus soli (ex Cha et al. 2016) genome:
- a CDS encoding nucleoside hydrolase: protein MTQFPLPVILDGDPGLDDAVAWLLALGSPEDLRVLGVTTVHGNVSLDRTTRNAGVTLALAGAAADGVGVYVGADRPLVRPALTAAAVHGDSGLPAEGLPDPARAPEAEHAVDFIVRTVRAMPGEVTLIPTGPLTNVALALRLAPDIAPLIREVVWMGGSTAQGNRTPAAEFNALADPHAAHVMFTSGVPLRMVGLNVTMQAVAGPDRIAALRALGTRAGEACAELLTFYADVYRRRYGLDGGALHDPLAVAAAIRPDLLDWQAMPVSVEITEGLNVGRTVCDLYGVTGQVPNVRVAVGVRDAEFFDLLLERVGRLP from the coding sequence GTGACCCAGTTCCCGCTGCCCGTGATTCTCGATGGTGACCCTGGCCTGGACGACGCGGTGGCGTGGCTGCTCGCGCTGGGCAGTCCGGAGGACCTGCGGGTGCTGGGCGTGACGACCGTGCACGGCAACGTCTCGCTGGACCGCACGACCCGCAACGCCGGGGTGACGCTGGCCCTGGCGGGCGCGGCAGCGGATGGGGTGGGCGTGTACGTGGGCGCGGACCGCCCGCTCGTGCGCCCGGCGCTGACGGCGGCAGCCGTGCACGGGGACTCGGGACTGCCCGCCGAGGGCCTGCCGGACCCGGCCCGAGCCCCTGAGGCCGAGCACGCCGTGGACTTCATCGTCCGCACGGTGCGCGCCATGCCGGGCGAGGTGACCCTGATTCCCACCGGCCCGCTGACGAACGTGGCGCTGGCGCTGCGGCTGGCGCCGGACATCGCACCGCTGATCCGAGAGGTCGTGTGGATGGGTGGCAGCACCGCGCAGGGCAACCGCACGCCCGCCGCCGAGTTCAACGCGCTGGCCGACCCGCACGCCGCGCACGTGATGTTCACCAGTGGGGTGCCGCTGCGCATGGTGGGCCTGAACGTGACCATGCAGGCGGTCGCGGGGCCGGACCGCATCGCGGCGCTGCGCGCCCTGGGCACCCGCGCGGGAGAGGCCTGCGCCGAGCTGCTCACCTTCTACGCGGACGTGTACCGCCGCCGCTACGGCCTGGACGGCGGGGCGCTCCACGACCCGCTGGCGGTGGCCGCCGCGATCCGCCCGGACCTGCTGGACTGGCAGGCCATGCCCGTCAGCGTGGAGATCACCGAGGGCCTGAACGTGGGCCGCACCGTCTGCGACCTGTACGGCGTGACCGGGCAGGTCCCGAACGTGCGGGTGGCGGTGGGCGTGCGGGACGCGGAATTCTTCGACCTGCTGCTGGAGCGGGTGGGCCGCCTGCCCTGA
- the pulA gene encoding pullulanase-type alpha-1,6-glucosidase, producing MKRLATLLTVALSASAAAQTTLPADTARVHYQRADGAYAGWGLHVWEDTTVQVAWDKPLAQSGKDDFGTYFDIPLKPGAQKLGFIVHKGDTKDADRDLWFDLSRGRELFLKSGSLNVAYTKAGPFTVDASQAPVAQAAAPAATAPAATPAASSSAQPIPKNVLRVRYVRPDGKYDGWGLHAWEDTTAQVEWSKPLTPTGVDAGGAYWDVPLKDGAAKIGFLVHKGDEKDPGADMFADLSKGNEVTVTSGKAEFAYGAPAVLSDPPVPAGVARINYYRPDGKYDGWGLHAWEDTTAQVAWDKPLTPTGTNSFGVYWDVPMKTDWKKLGFIVHNGDNKDPGADQVLTSEMGNQAWIVSGSATVNTTRPDTSLRTVGDLTRQQAVMLSRDLIAVKPEFVQPGALLTLHAARAGGLKLTGAGVDGGDTLTLEEVEGGLSAALKAKAPYLSGYALLRVRAEDAARVGAALQGQVAVSSVMPDGTVLDATGVQTAWALDDLYAYDGALGAQWQGNIPTLRLWAPTAQDVKLRLTVPGGQETVLPMTRDAKGVWTANGAQNWRGAAYRYEVKVYAPSTGKVETNLVTDPYSVALTRNSTRSVLLDLNDPATKPQAWDALKKPALRSAGDLSFYELHLRDFSAADSTVPAAQRGTYLAFTLPGSDGVKHLKALADAGLKAVHLLPTFDIATISEDRAAWKSPGDLGKFAPNSDEQQKAIGAVKDQDAYNWGYDPYHYMVPEGSYAVNPDQRTLEYRRMVAALNGMGLRVVQDVVFNHTAASGQADRSVLDRIVPGYYHRLNVNGGVENSTCCSNTATEHVMMRKLMVDTLVLMARAYKVDGFRFDLMGHHMVTDMQAARKALDALTVQKDGVDGKSIYLYGEGWDFGEVQGNRRGTNATQLNLFGQGIGTFNDRLRDAVRGGSPFGGLQEQGFATGLFVLPNGQPVNADRAKALRLADQVRIGLTGNLRDYRFTDATGKTVKGSEIGYNGAPAGYAASPREAITYVSAHDNQTLFDAILLKAPASATPAQRTRMQNVANSVVLLGQGLPFSYAGDEMLRSKSFDTDSYNSGDWFNTLDYTGKSNGFGKGLPPAEKNAANWDLYRGLLGNAALKVSSTDVKRAFDHYQEMLRVRYSSTLFRMETGAQVQQGLTFLNVGPQQQAGVIAMKLSGAVSPTNPYRNVVVVFNATGQSVTLNDAALAGLNLSLHPALAAGTDATVKGSRAAGNSVTVPALTTAVFVGK from the coding sequence ATGAAAAGACTGGCGACCCTCCTGACGGTCGCGCTGTCTGCTTCGGCAGCGGCGCAGACAACCCTGCCTGCCGACACCGCGCGGGTGCACTACCAGCGCGCGGACGGCGCCTACGCGGGCTGGGGCCTGCACGTGTGGGAAGACACCACCGTCCAGGTCGCCTGGGACAAGCCCCTCGCCCAGAGCGGGAAGGACGACTTCGGCACCTACTTCGACATTCCCCTGAAACCGGGCGCGCAGAAGCTGGGCTTCATCGTGCACAAGGGCGACACCAAGGACGCCGACAGGGACCTGTGGTTCGACCTGAGCCGCGGCCGCGAACTGTTCCTGAAGTCCGGCAGCCTGAACGTCGCGTACACGAAGGCCGGGCCGTTCACGGTGGACGCCAGCCAGGCGCCCGTCGCGCAGGCCGCTGCGCCCGCAGCCACCGCGCCTGCCGCGACACCGGCGGCCAGCAGCAGCGCGCAACCCATCCCGAAGAACGTCCTGCGCGTGCGCTACGTGCGCCCGGACGGCAAGTACGACGGCTGGGGCCTGCACGCCTGGGAGGACACCACCGCCCAGGTCGAGTGGAGTAAACCCCTGACGCCCACGGGGGTGGACGCGGGCGGCGCGTACTGGGACGTCCCGCTGAAAGACGGCGCGGCGAAGATCGGCTTCCTCGTGCACAAGGGCGACGAGAAGGACCCGGGCGCCGACATGTTCGCCGACCTGAGCAAGGGCAACGAGGTGACCGTCACGAGCGGGAAGGCCGAGTTCGCGTACGGCGCGCCTGCCGTGCTCAGCGACCCGCCTGTTCCGGCGGGCGTGGCCCGTATCAACTACTACCGCCCGGACGGCAAGTACGACGGCTGGGGCCTGCACGCCTGGGAGGACACGACCGCCCAGGTCGCCTGGGATAAGCCCCTGACGCCCACGGGCACGAATTCGTTCGGCGTGTACTGGGACGTGCCCATGAAGACGGACTGGAAGAAACTGGGGTTCATTGTGCATAACGGCGACAACAAGGATCCGGGTGCGGATCAGGTGCTGACGAGTGAGATGGGCAATCAGGCGTGGATCGTGAGCGGCAGCGCGACGGTGAATACCACCCGCCCCGACACGAGCCTGCGCACGGTGGGCGACCTGACGCGCCAGCAGGCGGTCATGCTGTCGCGCGACCTGATCGCCGTGAAGCCGGAGTTCGTGCAACCGGGCGCGCTGCTGACCCTGCACGCCGCGCGCGCCGGCGGCCTGAAGCTGACAGGGGCGGGTGTGGACGGCGGCGACACCCTGACGCTGGAGGAGGTCGAGGGGGGCCTGAGCGCCGCCCTGAAGGCGAAGGCGCCGTACCTGAGCGGCTACGCGCTGCTGCGCGTGCGTGCCGAGGACGCCGCCCGCGTCGGGGCCGCGTTGCAGGGGCAGGTGGCGGTGAGCAGCGTCATGCCGGACGGCACGGTGCTGGACGCGACCGGCGTGCAGACCGCCTGGGCGCTGGACGACCTGTACGCGTACGACGGCGCGCTGGGCGCGCAGTGGCAGGGCAACATCCCGACGCTGCGCCTGTGGGCCCCGACCGCGCAGGACGTCAAATTACGCCTGACCGTGCCCGGCGGCCAGGAAACAGTCCTGCCCATGACCCGTGACGCGAAGGGCGTCTGGACCGCGAATGGCGCACAGAACTGGCGCGGCGCCGCCTACCGGTACGAGGTGAAGGTGTACGCGCCCAGCACCGGGAAGGTCGAGACGAACCTCGTGACCGACCCGTACTCGGTGGCGCTGACGCGGAACAGCACCCGCTCGGTCCTGCTGGACCTGAACGACCCGGCCACCAAACCCCAGGCCTGGGACGCCCTGAAGAAACCGGCGCTGCGGTCGGCGGGCGACCTGAGCTTCTACGAGCTGCACCTGCGCGACTTCAGCGCCGCCGACAGCACCGTCCCGGCGGCGCAGCGCGGCACATACCTCGCCTTCACGCTGCCCGGCAGTGACGGCGTCAAGCACCTGAAGGCCCTGGCCGACGCGGGTCTGAAGGCCGTGCACCTGCTGCCCACCTTCGACATCGCCACGATCAGCGAGGACAGGGCCGCGTGGAAGTCTCCCGGTGACCTGGGCAAGTTCGCGCCGAACAGCGACGAGCAGCAGAAGGCCATCGGCGCCGTGAAGGATCAGGACGCCTACAACTGGGGCTACGACCCGTATCACTACATGGTGCCCGAGGGGAGTTACGCCGTGAACCCCGACCAGCGGACCCTGGAGTACCGCCGCATGGTCGCCGCGCTGAACGGCATGGGTCTGCGCGTCGTGCAGGACGTGGTGTTCAACCACACCGCCGCCAGCGGGCAGGCGGACCGCAGCGTGCTGGACCGGATCGTGCCCGGCTACTATCACCGCCTGAACGTGAACGGCGGCGTGGAGAACAGCACCTGCTGCTCGAACACCGCCACCGAGCACGTCATGATGCGCAAGCTGATGGTGGACACGCTGGTCCTGATGGCCAGGGCCTACAAGGTGGACGGCTTCCGCTTCGACCTGATGGGCCACCACATGGTCACGGACATGCAGGCGGCCCGCAAGGCGCTGGACGCCCTGACCGTGCAGAAGGACGGGGTGGACGGCAAGAGCATCTACCTCTACGGCGAGGGCTGGGACTTCGGCGAGGTGCAGGGCAACAGGCGCGGCACGAACGCCACGCAACTGAACCTGTTCGGGCAGGGCATCGGGACCTTCAACGACCGCCTGCGTGACGCAGTGCGCGGCGGCAGCCCCTTCGGCGGCCTGCAGGAGCAGGGCTTCGCCACCGGGCTGTTCGTGCTGCCCAACGGCCAGCCCGTGAACGCGGACAGGGCCAAGGCGCTGCGTCTGGCGGATCAGGTGCGGATCGGCCTGACCGGCAACCTGCGCGACTACCGCTTCACGGACGCGACCGGTAAGACCGTGAAGGGCTCCGAGATCGGCTATAACGGCGCGCCCGCCGGGTACGCCGCCAGCCCCCGCGAGGCGATCACGTACGTCAGCGCGCACGACAACCAGACGCTGTTCGACGCGATCCTCCTGAAAGCCCCCGCCAGCGCCACCCCGGCCCAGCGGACCCGCATGCAGAACGTCGCGAACAGCGTCGTGCTGCTCGGGCAGGGCCTGCCGTTCAGTTACGCCGGGGACGAGATGCTGCGCTCCAAGAGCTTCGACACCGACAGCTACAACAGCGGCGACTGGTTCAACACGCTGGACTACACCGGCAAGAGCAACGGCTTCGGGAAGGGCCTGCCGCCCGCCGAGAAGAACGCCGCGAACTGGGACCTGTACCGCGGCCTGCTGGGGAACGCCGCCCTGAAGGTCAGCTCGACTGACGTGAAGCGCGCCTTCGACCACTACCAGGAGATGCTGCGCGTCCGGTACTCCAGCACGCTGTTCCGCATGGAGACCGGGGCGCAGGTGCAGCAGGGCCTGACGTTCCTGAACGTGGGACCGCAGCAGCAGGCGGGCGTGATCGCCATGAAACTCAGCGGCGCCGTGAGCCCCACCAACCCCTACCGCAACGTGGTCGTCGTGTTCAACGCCACCGGCCAGAGCGTGACCCTCAATGACGCGGCCCTCGCGGGCCTGAACCTCAGCCTGCACCCCGCGCTGGCGGCGGGCACCGACGCGACCGTCAAGGGCAGCCGCGCCGCTGGCAACAGCGTGACGGTGCCCGCCCTGACGACCGCCGTGTTCGTCGGGAAGTAA
- a CDS encoding DUF3592 domain-containing protein: MSRPPRRPRPGYPAVPLLLLLVGALLLGSGVWQSGQSLRAARWPVATGTVTRAQAVPAGRFADRRGWRPEVNYTYRASGQMYSGERLNFFQLNPTSLRSARRVLAQYPVGQSVPVRYDPRQPSRSVLQVGLGLSWPLWLLGPASLVLGGAVLWAGRGGERWGGQTWLPK; this comes from the coding sequence ATGTCCCGTCCCCCGCGCCGTCCCCGCCCCGGCTACCCGGCCGTGCCCCTGCTCCTGCTGCTCGTCGGGGCGCTGCTCTTGGGCTCCGGTGTATGGCAGTCGGGACAATCCCTGCGGGCGGCGCGCTGGCCGGTGGCGACCGGCACGGTCACGCGGGCGCAGGCCGTGCCAGCGGGCCGTTTCGCAGACCGGCGCGGCTGGCGGCCCGAGGTGAACTACACCTACCGCGCCAGTGGGCAGATGTACAGCGGCGAGCGACTTAACTTCTTCCAATTGAACCCCACCTCCCTGAGGAGCGCGCGGCGGGTGCTGGCGCAGTACCCGGTGGGGCAATCGGTCCCCGTGCGTTACGATCCCCGGCAGCCGTCCCGCAGCGTGCTGCAGGTGGGCCTGGGCCTGTCCTGGCCGCTGTGGCTGCTGGGCCCGGCCTCGCTGGTGCTGGGCGGCGCGGTCCTGTGGGCTGGGCGCGGCGGTGAACGGTGGGGCGGGCAGACGTGGCTGCCGAAGTGA
- a CDS encoding M55 family metallopeptidase produces MTERRVVISVDMEGVTGVSSWVQVSPPEFGGLVSGAEYERARERMTLEAAAAAQGALDAGATDVLVNDSHDTMRNLIPELLPDGVRFTSGNDKPLSMVQGVQEPGVVGLLFVGYHARAGSVRGPLAHTWNGFVRDVVVNGVSTGEYGLNALLAGHYGVPVLFASGDDVAMGEITAELGSGVVTVPVKEGLSAFAAAHLHPREAQRRIRDGARRAVEAAGDATPYVTRWPAHAQVSFNHQARADAGERVPGVTRVDAVTVGWHSPDAYHLFQTFRMLAKVAEVRLDG; encoded by the coding sequence ATGACCGAGCGGCGAGTGGTGATCAGTGTGGACATGGAGGGCGTGACCGGAGTCTCGAGCTGGGTGCAGGTCAGCCCCCCGGAATTCGGCGGTCTGGTGAGCGGCGCGGAGTACGAACGCGCCCGTGAACGCATGACGCTGGAGGCGGCCGCCGCCGCGCAGGGCGCACTGGACGCCGGGGCGACCGACGTGCTCGTGAACGACAGTCACGACACCATGCGCAACCTGATCCCGGAACTGCTGCCCGACGGGGTGCGCTTCACGAGCGGCAACGACAAGCCGCTGAGCATGGTGCAGGGCGTGCAGGAGCCCGGCGTGGTGGGCCTGCTGTTCGTGGGGTACCACGCACGCGCCGGAAGCGTGCGCGGGCCGCTGGCGCACACCTGGAACGGCTTCGTGCGGGACGTGGTCGTGAACGGGGTCAGCACCGGCGAGTACGGCCTGAACGCCCTGCTGGCCGGGCATTACGGCGTGCCGGTGCTGTTCGCCAGCGGCGACGATGTGGCCATGGGCGAGATCACGGCGGAACTGGGGTCCGGGGTGGTCACAGTGCCCGTGAAGGAGGGTCTGAGTGCCTTCGCGGCGGCGCACCTGCACCCACGTGAGGCGCAGCGCCGCATCCGGGACGGGGCGCGCCGGGCGGTGGAGGCGGCGGGCGACGCCACCCCCTACGTGACCCGCTGGCCCGCGCACGCGCAGGTGAGTTTCAACCATCAGGCCCGCGCGGACGCCGGCGAGCGCGTGCCCGGCGTGACCCGCGTGGACGCCGTCACGGTCGGCTGGCACAGCCCGGACGCGTACCACCTGTTCCAGACGTTCCGCATGCTCGCCAAGGTGGCCGAGGTCAGGCTGGACGGCTGA
- the map gene encoding type I methionyl aminopeptidase, with protein sequence MSRVPLKSAREIEIMRRAGALVADTFRVLAPFVKPGVTLKELDRLAEEHIRKAGAIPAYVGYGPKNNPFPGTICASVNEVICHGIPDARELKDGDIIGVDIGVLLDGYYGDACTTFAVGQVSAEVQGLVDTTRESLKDALDLVKPGARLGDIGHAIQSLAEGRGYGVVREYTGHGIGKRLHEEPTVLHYGARYTGLKLQPGMVFTIEPMVNLGRPETRLLADGWTVVTADGSPSAQFEHTVVVTAKGHEILTV encoded by the coding sequence ATGAGCCGCGTGCCCCTGAAATCCGCCCGTGAAATCGAGATCATGCGCCGCGCGGGCGCGCTCGTCGCCGATACCTTCCGTGTCCTCGCGCCGTTCGTGAAACCCGGCGTGACCCTCAAGGAACTCGACCGCTTGGCCGAGGAGCACATCCGCAAGGCCGGGGCGATTCCCGCGTACGTCGGGTACGGCCCGAAGAACAACCCCTTCCCCGGCACGATCTGCGCCAGCGTGAACGAGGTCATCTGCCACGGCATCCCCGACGCCCGCGAACTGAAGGACGGCGACATCATCGGCGTGGACATCGGCGTGCTGCTCGACGGGTACTACGGTGACGCCTGCACCACGTTCGCGGTCGGGCAGGTCAGCGCGGAGGTGCAGGGCCTCGTGGACACCACCCGCGAGTCCCTGAAGGACGCGCTGGACCTCGTGAAACCCGGCGCGCGGCTGGGGGACATCGGCCACGCCATCCAGAGCCTCGCCGAGGGCCGTGGGTACGGCGTGGTGCGCGAGTACACCGGGCACGGCATCGGCAAGCGCCTGCACGAGGAACCTACGGTCCTGCACTACGGGGCGCGCTATACGGGGCTGAAACTCCAGCCGGGCATGGTGTTCACGATTGAACCCATGGTCAACCTGGGCCGCCCCGAGACGCGCCTCCTGGCCGACGGCTGGACGGTCGTCACCGCCGACGGCAGCCCCAGCGCGCAGTTCGAGCACACCGTGGTCGTCACCGCGAAGGGCCACGAGATCCTGACGGTGTGA
- a CDS encoding pentapeptide repeat-containing protein translates to MNKPAAPTPPKFPRSGVRAPSPDQIEDEATLRGALFGGGDWPALAALHSVTFAGCVFRRVNLTGSAWERVRLLDVRFEDCDLSGARWTDVSLERVEVTGSRLLGLQAAGVRLRHVRLTRVHAPLSVWQRADALHLHLSGCDLSEASFMEAKLPGAVLRDCRLHRTDLRGAQLDGADLRGSALGGLRAGAADLQGVTVEAAQVLDLAHLLGVQVEELPGEA, encoded by the coding sequence GTGAACAAGCCCGCCGCGCCGACACCCCCCAAATTTCCGCGCAGTGGCGTCCGCGCGCCCAGCCCTGATCAGATCGAAGACGAGGCGACCCTGCGCGGCGCGCTGTTCGGGGGGGGCGACTGGCCCGCCCTGGCCGCGCTGCACAGCGTCACCTTCGCCGGGTGCGTGTTCCGGCGCGTGAACCTCACCGGCAGCGCCTGGGAGCGGGTGCGGCTGCTGGACGTCCGCTTCGAGGACTGCGACCTCAGCGGCGCCCGCTGGACGGACGTCAGCCTGGAACGGGTCGAGGTTACGGGTTCGCGCCTGCTGGGCCTCCAGGCCGCCGGGGTGCGCCTGCGGCACGTCCGCCTGACCCGCGTCCACGCGCCCCTGAGCGTCTGGCAGCGCGCCGACGCCCTGCACCTCCACCTGAGTGGCTGCGACCTCAGCGAGGCCAGCTTCATGGAAGCGAAGTTGCCCGGCGCGGTCCTGCGCGACTGCCGCCTGCACCGCACCGACCTGCGCGGCGCGCAGCTGGACGGCGCGGACCTGCGCGGCAGCGCCCTGGGTGGCCTGCGCGCCGGGGCCGCCGACCTCCAGGGCGTCACGGTGGAGGCCGCGCAGGTGCTCGACCTCGCTCACCTGCTGGGCGTGCAGGTTGAAGAACTGCCCGGCGAGGCGTAG
- a CDS encoding N-acetylmuramoyl-L-alanine amidase: MNTLHRRDVLRLGLLASASAVLAGCGVPLTRVPERLNALAVAAPGVSGCAAWLAQPAKSPTLLLAARPTRILVHHTASANTTDLSQAQAFSLARTIQQSHFSRGWIDTGQQFTVSRGGYVLEGRHRSLEAAQGGTQHVQGAHCDGQNDVAVGIENEGTYMTVAPPAGQYGALVGLCAWLCQQYGIPATELYGHRDFNNTDCPGDVLYAKLPQLRADVAARLGVQVRIWPTTKTGMTGERVRSAQRLLIAAGQTLTADGSYGSGTASAVSAFQSGAGLTPDGLIGSATWERLIRTVRRGDSGPAVQAAQGQLAARGYAVTVDGAFGPATESAVKSFQASRNLTADGIVGPNTWLALES; encoded by the coding sequence ATGAATACCTTGCATCGGCGCGATGTCCTGCGGCTGGGGCTGCTGGCGAGCGCCAGTGCCGTCCTGGCGGGCTGCGGCGTGCCCCTGACGCGGGTGCCTGAACGACTGAACGCGCTGGCGGTGGCGGCGCCGGGCGTCTCGGGCTGCGCGGCGTGGCTGGCGCAACCGGCAAAATCGCCCACCCTACTGCTCGCGGCGCGACCCACCCGCATCCTGGTGCACCACACCGCGAGTGCGAACACCACCGACCTGTCGCAGGCGCAGGCGTTCAGCCTGGCGCGCACCATCCAGCAGAGTCACTTCTCGCGCGGGTGGATCGACACCGGGCAGCAGTTCACGGTCAGCCGGGGCGGGTACGTCCTGGAGGGCCGCCACCGCAGCCTGGAGGCCGCGCAGGGTGGCACGCAGCACGTGCAGGGCGCCCACTGCGACGGGCAGAACGACGTGGCGGTCGGCATCGAGAACGAGGGCACGTACATGACGGTGGCGCCGCCCGCCGGGCAGTACGGCGCGCTGGTGGGCCTGTGCGCGTGGCTGTGCCAGCAGTACGGCATTCCCGCCACGGAACTGTACGGACACCGGGACTTCAACAACACCGACTGCCCCGGCGACGTGCTGTACGCGAAACTGCCGCAGCTGCGCGCGGACGTGGCGGCGCGGCTGGGCGTGCAGGTGCGCATCTGGCCCACCACGAAGACCGGCATGACCGGCGAACGGGTCCGCAGCGCGCAGCGCCTGCTGATCGCCGCCGGGCAGACCCTGACGGCGGACGGCAGCTACGGCAGCGGCACGGCCAGCGCCGTCAGCGCCTTTCAGTCGGGGGCGGGCCTCACGCCGGACGGCCTGATCGGGTCGGCCACCTGGGAACGCCTGATCCGCACGGTCCGGCGCGGCGACAGCGGCCCGGCCGTGCAGGCGGCGCAGGGGCAGCTCGCAGCGCGCGGGTATGCGGTCACGGTGGACGGCGCGTTCGGGCCCGCCACCGAGAGCGCCGTGAAATCCTTCCAGGCCAGCAGAAACCTGACGGCAGACGGCATCGTCGGGCCGAACACCTGGCTGGCGCTGGAAAGCTGA
- a CDS encoding peptidoglycan-binding domain-containing protein, with the protein MRFRLPLLLTVLLAGCAAPSTPASLSPTPTLGAQSVLTWQALRQGDSGRDVVTLQYLLRHRGYTLSVDGAFGAGTDSAVRSFQSSNGLAVDGIVGGNTWEKLIVTVRQGDNNNAVRAVQDQLRSGYGYTGVTVDGVFGSGTNTAVRDFQTRRGLSTDGVVGLNTWHALVTGASTGGSSTAASLAQSILNTSRVTLGTSSSTVSGNPRQNMLDTAAGRAATRGCASNANCGLTVYLKKSMLQGMYDMSRSNSFYITSIAGGVHSTYSDHYAGLAFDIGIWNGVSLSSPNSAHTAARNACLAAGSDPSQTFNAYYDPPGGHSNHVHCAWN; encoded by the coding sequence ATGCGCTTTCGTCTCCCCCTCCTCCTGACGGTCCTCCTGGCAGGCTGCGCCGCGCCGAGCACCCCGGCCTCGCTGTCGCCCACGCCCACGCTGGGCGCGCAGTCCGTCCTGACGTGGCAGGCGCTGCGGCAGGGCGACAGTGGCCGCGACGTGGTCACCCTGCAGTACCTGCTGCGCCACCGCGGTTACACCCTGAGCGTGGACGGCGCGTTCGGCGCCGGGACGGACAGCGCCGTACGGTCCTTCCAGAGCTCAAACGGCCTGGCGGTGGACGGCATCGTGGGCGGCAACACCTGGGAGAAACTGATCGTGACCGTCCGCCAGGGTGACAACAACAATGCGGTGCGCGCCGTGCAGGATCAGCTGCGCAGCGGGTACGGGTACACGGGCGTCACCGTGGACGGCGTGTTCGGGTCCGGCACGAACACGGCCGTGCGGGACTTCCAGACCAGACGCGGCCTGAGCACAGATGGCGTGGTGGGTCTGAACACCTGGCACGCCCTGGTGACCGGCGCCAGCACCGGTGGGTCGAGCACCGCGGCCAGTCTCGCGCAGAGCATCCTGAACACCAGCCGCGTCACACTGGGCACCAGCAGCAGCACCGTCAGCGGCAACCCCCGGCAGAACATGCTGGACACCGCCGCCGGGCGGGCCGCCACGCGCGGCTGCGCCAGCAACGCCAACTGCGGCCTGACCGTGTACCTGAAAAAGAGCATGTTGCAGGGCATGTACGACATGTCCCGGAGCAACAGCTTCTACATCACGTCCATCGCGGGCGGGGTGCACTCCACGTACTCGGACCACTACGCGGGCCTGGCGTTCGATATCGGCATCTGGAACGGCGTAAGTCTCAGCAGCCCCAACAGCGCTCACACGGCGGCGCGCAACGCCTGCCTCGCGGCTGGCAGCGATCCCAGTCAGACGTTCAATGCGTACTACGATCCCCCCGGCGGGCACAGCAACCACGTGCACTGCGCCTGGAACTGA
- a CDS encoding ABC transporter ATP-binding protein, with translation MTFKGKRPRDLADDAAVSVRGVRKSFRSPGGAETRVLDDIDLDIRRGEFFSLLGPSGCGKTTLLRILAGFEQPDAGAVLIGGQDMTGVPPHRRDVNTVFQSYALFPHMTVQDNVAFGLRMKRVPAAQVRERVMTALERVRIADFAARRPDQLSGGQRQRVALARAIVNEPQVLLLDEPLSALDLKLRKELQVELANLQESLGMTFVFVTHDQEEALVMSDRIAVMNRGRVEQLGRAEELYERPRTAFVANFLGSSNLIPGTVLTVDGHEATVQTEHGPLRTTYGEGLRPGQSVTLSVRPEKLRMERDDETEGNEIRARVDDIVYTGAENQYLLQAGGQQLVAFQLNADIGADEDFDYDEQVALYLPPDNLVVLEEA, from the coding sequence GTGACCTTCAAGGGAAAACGCCCGCGTGACCTCGCGGACGACGCGGCCGTCAGCGTGCGCGGCGTGCGCAAGAGCTTCCGCTCGCCGGGCGGCGCGGAGACGCGCGTGCTGGACGACATCGACCTCGATATCCGCCGCGGCGAGTTCTTCAGCCTGCTGGGCCCGTCGGGTTGCGGGAAGACCACGCTCCTGCGCATCCTGGCGGGCTTCGAGCAGCCAGACGCGGGCGCGGTGCTGATCGGCGGGCAGGACATGACCGGCGTGCCGCCCCACCGGCGGGACGTGAACACGGTGTTCCAGAGCTACGCGCTGTTCCCGCACATGACCGTGCAGGACAACGTGGCCTTCGGTCTTCGGATGAAGCGCGTGCCCGCCGCGCAGGTTCGCGAGCGGGTCATGACGGCCCTGGAGCGCGTGCGCATCGCGGACTTCGCCGCGCGCCGCCCGGATCAGCTGTCCGGCGGGCAGCGGCAGCGGGTGGCGCTGGCCCGCGCCATCGTGAACGAACCGCAGGTGCTGCTGCTGGACGAACCGCTCTCCGCGCTGGACCTGAAACTGCGCAAGGAGTTGCAGGTGGAACTCGCCAACCTTCAGGAGAGCTTAGGCATGACCTTCGTGTTCGTCACGCACGACCAGGAGGAGGCGCTGGTCATGAGTGACCGTATCGCCGTCATGAACCGGGGCCGCGTAGAACAGCTGGGCCGCGCCGAGGAACTCTACGAGCGCCCGAGGACGGCGTTCGTGGCGAACTTCCTGGGCAGCAGCAACCTCATCCCCGGCACCGTCCTGACTGTGGACGGCCACGAGGCGACCGTGCAGACCGAGCACGGCCCGCTGCGCACCACGTACGGTGAGGGCCTGCGCCCCGGCCAGAGCGTCACGCTGTCCGTTCGCCCCGAGAAACTCCGCATGGAACGCGACGACGAGACCGAAGGCAACGAGATCCGCGCCCGCGTGGACGACATCGTGTACACCGGCGCCGAGAACCAGTACCTCCTCCAGGCGGGCGGGCAGCAACTGGTCGCGTTCCAGCTGAACGCCGACATCGGCGCGGACGAGGACTTCGACTACGACGAACAGGTCGCCCTGTACCTGCCACCCGATAACCTCGTCGTGCTGGAAGAAGCATGA